CGTAATACTGATCGGGCAACTGACGTGATCAGTTTTGCAATCGAAGAAGATCCTGACGATCAAGATGTGATCATTTTGCCGGATAATGTTCATGTACCACGGAATATCGGTGATTTAATGGTTTCGGTGGATAAAGCCCAAGAACAAGCTGATGATTATGGTCATTCTTTTGAACGTGAATTAGGCTTTTTAGTGGTCCACGGTTTCTTACATTTAAACGGTTATGACCATATGCGCTCACCAGAAGATGAGAAAATAATGTTTAGTCTACAACGGGAAATCTTGGATGCTTATGGGCTTAAAAGATAAACAGACGACGAAAAACCATAATTTAGGCCAAAGTATGCGCCATGCATTTGCTGGCTTGATTGCGGTCGCTCATTTGGAACGTAACATGCGATGGCATTTGTTAGCTAGTATCTTGGTACTAGTTGGTGGTTGGTGGCTACAGGTTGATCGCAGTGAATGGTTGTGGTTGATTTTAGCAATTTTTCTAGTGATCCAAAGTGAGCTGGCCAATACAGTAGTGGAGAATGTGGTTGATCTGTTAACGGATCAACACTATGCATTGGCAGCTAAGTATGCAAAAGATATGGCTGCTGCTGCGGTTTTGGTTGCCGCCATTTTTGCGATCGTTGTTGGTCTAATTATCTTTTTACCTAAATTATTATGGCTAATTTAATTATGAGTTAGTACAACAGGTTTGGGACACAGTACCACGAACATCAGGAATTTATTAGTGTTTTTTGCTAATAAATTGACCTTAATTGTGAGATAGAGCCATGTTTCTTGCGGTACGATTTTTGCCACAAGAATGGACATCGCCACGAACATCAGGAATTTATTAGTGTTTTTTGCTAATAAATTAACCTTAATTGTGAGATAGAGCCATGCTTCTTGCGGTACGATTTTTGCCACAAGAATGGACATCGCCACGAACATCAGGAATTTATTAGTGTTTTTTGCTAATAAATTAACCTTAATTGTGAGATAGAGGAGTAT
This is a stretch of genomic DNA from Loigolactobacillus coryniformis subsp. coryniformis KCTC 3167 = DSM 20001. It encodes these proteins:
- a CDS encoding diacylglycerol kinase family protein, whose product is MGLKDKQTTKNHNLGQSMRHAFAGLIAVAHLERNMRWHLLASILVLVGGWWLQVDRSEWLWLILAIFLVIQSELANTVVENVVDLLTDQHYALAAKYAKDMAAAAVLVAAIFAIVVGLIIFLPKLLWLI
- the ybeY gene encoding rRNA maturation RNase YbeY, whose translation is MDLEIFDHTEAASPEHLKLIQDVLEFAGNYMKLPEDTEMSVTLMHNDEIHQINKEYRNTDRATDVISFAIEEDPDDQDVIILPDNVHVPRNIGDLMVSVDKAQEQADDYGHSFERELGFLVVHGFLHLNGYDHMRSPEDEKIMFSLQREILDAYGLKR